One Desulfurellaceae bacterium DNA window includes the following coding sequences:
- the queA gene encoding tRNA preQ1(34) S-adenosylmethionine ribosyltransferase-isomerase QueA gives MRLSDFDYQLPPELIAQEPVRERSSSRLLVLDRRQTGLAHHRFADLPSVLPPRSLLVLNDTRVVPARLLGHKETGGQLEVLLVRREPGQAEVWDVLCRGGQHVRAGARVVFSDELRAEWKTAPQAGRGKLEFFSGADLRQLLERHGRLPLPPYIKRPAGERSADRQQYQTVYARTPGALAAPTAGLHFTQALLDRLVEHGVETAFLTLHVGLGTFQPVRVERVEEHAMEQEEFSISDATARRINRAKTQGRSVVAVGTTTTRALESACDPAGQVQAGRRQTGLFIYPGFRFRVIDGLITNFHLPRSTLLMLVSAFAGREWVLRAYAEAVAQGYRFYSYGDGMLIV, from the coding sequence ATGCGGCTGTCCGATTTTGACTACCAGCTGCCCCCCGAGCTGATTGCCCAAGAACCTGTCCGGGAGCGCAGCAGCTCCCGGCTGCTCGTGCTCGACCGCCGTCAGACGGGGCTCGCCCACCACCGTTTTGCCGACCTGCCGTCCGTGCTGCCGCCCCGCAGCCTGCTGGTGCTGAATGACACCCGGGTGGTGCCGGCCCGCCTGCTGGGCCACAAAGAGACCGGCGGACAGCTTGAGGTTCTGCTCGTGCGTCGTGAGCCGGGCCAGGCCGAGGTGTGGGACGTGTTGTGCCGGGGCGGACAGCACGTCCGAGCCGGGGCGCGGGTCGTTTTTTCGGACGAGCTACGGGCCGAGTGGAAGACCGCGCCCCAGGCCGGACGGGGGAAGCTGGAGTTTTTCTCCGGGGCGGATCTCCGCCAACTGCTTGAGCGTCACGGCCGGCTGCCGCTACCGCCCTATATCAAACGCCCTGCGGGCGAGCGGTCGGCAGACCGCCAACAGTATCAGACCGTGTACGCGCGCACGCCCGGAGCGCTGGCCGCCCCTACCGCCGGACTGCACTTCACCCAGGCGCTGCTCGACCGTCTGGTCGAACACGGTGTCGAAACCGCCTTCCTGACTCTGCACGTCGGCCTCGGCACCTTTCAGCCGGTTCGGGTTGAACGGGTGGAGGAGCACGCCATGGAGCAGGAGGAATTCTCCATCAGTGATGCGACCGCCCGACGCATCAATCGGGCCAAGACCCAGGGCCGAAGCGTCGTGGCGGTCGGCACGACCACCACCCGAGCCCTGGAATCGGCCTGCGACCCGGCCGGTCAGGTCCAGGCCGGCAGGCGGCAGACCGGGCTGTTTATCTATCCGGGTTTTCGCTTCCGGGTGATTGACGGCTTGATTACCAATTTTCATCTGCCCCGCTCGACCCTGCTGATGCTGGTATCCGCCTTTGCCGGCAGGGAGTGGGTCCTACGCGCCTACGCCGAGGCCGTGGCCCAGGGCTACCGGTTTTACAGCTACGGGGACGGCATGCTGATTGTGTAG
- a CDS encoding slipin family protein, with amino-acid sequence MATFFLIALVILISGIKILSEYERGVIFRLGRLVPYRGPGIIYVIPFIERMVRVDMRTLTLDVPSQDVITRDNVSVKVNAVLYFRVLDPSKALVEIENYLFATSQLAQTTLRSVCGQAELDELLSERDKINTDLQEIVDTQTDPWGIKVSLVEVKHIDLPQEMQRAIARQAEAERERRAKVINAEGEFQAAQRLADASGIIEEHPIALQLRYLQTLSEVASENNSTTLFPVPIDLLQPFLSRTGSGQDQTA; translated from the coding sequence ATGGCGACGTTCTTTCTGATCGCGCTGGTCATTCTGATCAGCGGGATCAAGATCTTGTCCGAGTATGAGCGGGGGGTGATCTTTCGTCTGGGCCGTCTGGTGCCCTACCGGGGACCGGGCATCATCTACGTGATTCCCTTTATCGAACGCATGGTCCGGGTTGATATGCGAACGCTGACCCTCGATGTCCCGTCCCAAGACGTCATTACCCGCGACAACGTGTCGGTCAAGGTCAACGCGGTGCTGTATTTCCGGGTGCTCGACCCCAGCAAAGCCCTGGTCGAAATCGAGAACTATTTGTTTGCCACCTCACAGCTGGCCCAGACCACGCTGCGCAGTGTGTGCGGGCAGGCTGAGCTGGACGAACTGCTGTCCGAGCGGGATAAGATCAATACCGATTTGCAGGAAATCGTGGATACCCAAACCGATCCGTGGGGTATCAAGGTATCGCTGGTCGAGGTCAAACACATTGACCTGCCCCAGGAGATGCAGCGGGCCATAGCTCGCCAGGCCGAGGCCGAGCGCGAACGCCGGGCCAAGGTCATTAACGCCGAAGGCGAATTCCAGGCTGCCCAGCGACTTGCCGACGCGTCTGGAATTATTGAGGAGCATCCCATCGCGCTCCAACTCCGCTATCTCCAGACCTTATCCGAGGTGGCGAGCGAGAATAATTCGACCACTCTGTTCCCGGTGCCGATCGACCTCCTCCAGCCCTTCCTGAGTCGGACCGGCAGCGGACAGGACCAGACCGCATAG
- a CDS encoding polyprenyl synthetase family protein has product MSIKPSPSSDPQFDSRLAPHVLVGEELAQVEQRLATLLDSREPLLSEIGHYLIDAGGKRARPGVALLVFRACGGKDPHDIVDIATALELIHSASLLHDDIIDGGGVRRGKASALERFGLSDTLVAGDFLFGRAFALCGRFEERVIAWATEACISLTEGEVMQGRFRRNPAVTAEDYLEIISRKTASLFSQGARLGAYLAGAPTDVVERLASCGYCVGMAFQIVDDLLDVEGDGELTGKPVGVDLKEGNPSLPVVLALEANAEVKRVFQNAQATHQEVAAALQQIRLSGVLTEVKLRARTYGQQALASLADLQSSAYVDSLRCFIRRLVDRTA; this is encoded by the coding sequence GTGTCTATAAAACCATCCCCTTCTTCCGACCCCCAGTTCGATTCCCGACTTGCTCCGCACGTCCTGGTCGGGGAAGAATTAGCGCAGGTTGAACAGCGCTTGGCTACACTCCTGGATTCTCGGGAACCCCTACTGAGCGAGATCGGGCATTACTTGATTGACGCGGGCGGAAAGCGAGCGCGACCGGGGGTGGCCCTGCTGGTTTTTCGTGCCTGCGGAGGGAAAGATCCGCACGACATCGTCGATATCGCCACTGCTCTAGAACTCATTCACTCGGCCTCGCTGCTCCACGATGACATCATCGACGGGGGAGGGGTGCGCCGGGGCAAGGCGTCTGCGCTGGAGCGTTTCGGCCTGTCGGATACCCTGGTGGCCGGAGATTTTTTGTTTGGACGGGCGTTTGCCCTGTGCGGACGTTTTGAGGAACGGGTCATTGCCTGGGCGACCGAGGCGTGTATCAGCCTGACTGAGGGTGAGGTCATGCAGGGCCGGTTTCGCCGTAACCCGGCGGTGACGGCTGAGGATTACCTGGAGATCATCTCGCGCAAGACCGCCTCCCTGTTTTCCCAGGGTGCCCGGCTGGGCGCCTATCTGGCCGGAGCCCCGACCGATGTGGTCGAGCGTCTGGCCTCGTGCGGCTACTGTGTCGGGATGGCGTTTCAGATTGTGGATGACCTGCTTGATGTTGAGGGGGACGGAGAGCTGACCGGGAAGCCGGTCGGTGTCGATCTCAAAGAGGGCAACCCGTCCTTGCCCGTGGTGCTGGCCCTCGAAGCCAACGCCGAGGTCAAACGGGTTTTTCAAAACGCCCAGGCTACGCATCAGGAGGTCGCCGCCGCCCTCCAGCAGATTCGGCTGTCCGGGGTATTGACCGAGGTCAAACTCCGGGCGCGGACCTACGGTCAGCAGGCGCTGGCATCGTTGGCCGACCTGCAGTCCTCGGCCTATGTGGACAGCCTGCGGTGTTTCATTCGTCGGCTGGTTGATCGGACCGCCTAG
- a CDS encoding uracil-DNA glycosylase produces MTADAARTQLRSIADSLQHYVEVLKEGGLNGLPRTPMSSPHAPPAARIQPAALAADRPSAPHPPADIDGQTLDSLAALRDAIGDCRRCKLCEHRTQIVFGVGDPHAELVFVGEGPGADEDLRGEPFVGRAGQLLTEIITKGMKMRREEVYIANVVKCRPPHNRNPEADEIAACEPFLRKQIALIQPRIIVALGAFAAQTLLQTKTPISRLRGVWHTYQDTKLMPTLHPAYLLRNPRDKRLAWQDIKAVLREMGRL; encoded by the coding sequence ATGACTGCCGATGCCGCTCGTACCCAGCTTCGTTCCATCGCCGATTCCCTGCAGCACTACGTCGAGGTCCTCAAAGAGGGCGGGCTCAACGGCCTGCCGCGCACGCCGATGTCCAGTCCCCACGCGCCGCCTGCGGCCCGTATCCAGCCTGCGGCTCTGGCCGCGGACAGGCCTTCCGCGCCACACCCGCCGGCCGATATCGACGGGCAGACGCTCGACAGTCTTGCCGCGCTGCGAGACGCGATAGGTGACTGCCGACGCTGCAAGCTGTGTGAGCACCGGACCCAGATCGTTTTCGGTGTCGGTGACCCGCACGCCGAACTCGTCTTTGTCGGTGAGGGACCGGGCGCCGACGAGGATCTCAGAGGCGAGCCGTTTGTCGGCCGGGCCGGGCAGCTGCTGACCGAGATTATCACCAAGGGCATGAAGATGCGCCGTGAGGAGGTCTATATCGCCAATGTGGTCAAATGCCGGCCGCCTCACAACCGGAACCCCGAGGCGGATGAAATTGCCGCCTGCGAGCCGTTTTTGCGCAAGCAGATCGCGCTGATTCAGCCGCGTATCATTGTCGCCCTGGGAGCGTTCGCCGCTCAGACCTTGCTCCAGACCAAAACCCCGATTTCACGACTGCGCGGAGTGTGGCACACTTACCAGGACACCAAACTCATGCCCACCCTGCATCCGGCCTATCTGCTGCGTAATCCCCGGGATAAGCGTCTGGCGTGGCAGGATATCAAGGCCGTGCTGCGGGAGATGGGACGACTCTGA
- a CDS encoding nodulation protein NfeD — protein sequence MSKHTAGSLCLVLCGVLLMSWGKAETRTARAAAQETAGQAQGVPLAGLRSSHISLIVVDATINPAVADFIRESIEQAAQQGALALIVQLDTPGGLLSSTKTIVKDLLDAPLPVIVYVAPGGSGAISAGVFITMAGTIAAMAPGTTIGAAHPVAGGGQDIEGDMREKVENFTASFSESIARRRGRNIEWAEQAVRESVAITETEALEKQVVDLVASDVQDLLRQVSGRTVEVGSTEQTLNFAAAQGPGGSFYVVRQEMRLKHKVLNILAHPQIAYLLMMAGILGLYLEFSNPGLLFPGLVGALCLILALTAFQVLPINYTGLVLIFLGLALLITELFLPSFGILGVGGLVAFVMGSLFLFDSPDAELAPDRGVIFGAALGVGLFILIAGSLSMQAYRRRPVTGTEGLIGELGEVRERLAPRGKVWLHGEYWNAESDEDDIEAGQAVRVVDVAHMVLKVHRATWG from the coding sequence ATGTCCAAGCACACTGCTGGATCGTTGTGTCTCGTCCTGTGCGGTGTCCTGCTGATGAGCTGGGGGAAGGCGGAGACGCGCACGGCCCGAGCCGCCGCTCAAGAGACTGCCGGGCAGGCCCAGGGCGTACCGCTGGCCGGCCTGCGTTCGAGCCATATCAGTCTGATCGTCGTCGATGCCACCATCAATCCGGCAGTGGCGGATTTCATCCGGGAGAGCATTGAGCAGGCCGCGCAGCAGGGGGCGCTGGCGCTGATCGTGCAGCTCGATACGCCCGGCGGCCTGCTGTCGTCAACCAAGACGATCGTCAAGGATCTGCTGGACGCCCCACTGCCGGTGATCGTGTATGTGGCTCCCGGCGGGTCGGGCGCGATCTCGGCCGGGGTATTTATCACCATGGCCGGGACAATCGCGGCCATGGCGCCCGGCACGACGATCGGGGCGGCCCATCCGGTCGCCGGGGGCGGGCAGGATATTGAGGGCGACATGCGGGAGAAGGTCGAAAACTTCACCGCCTCGTTCAGCGAGTCGATCGCCCGGCGGCGGGGCCGGAATATCGAATGGGCGGAGCAGGCAGTGCGCGAGAGTGTGGCCATTACCGAGACCGAAGCGCTGGAAAAACAGGTCGTCGACCTGGTGGCCAGCGATGTGCAGGATCTGTTGCGTCAGGTCTCGGGCCGGACGGTCGAGGTCGGCAGTACCGAACAGACGCTGAATTTCGCCGCCGCCCAAGGGCCCGGCGGTTCCTTTTACGTCGTCCGCCAGGAAATGCGTCTCAAGCACAAGGTCCTGAACATTCTGGCCCATCCCCAGATCGCGTATCTGCTGATGATGGCCGGCATCCTGGGCCTGTATCTGGAGTTTTCCAACCCCGGCCTGCTGTTTCCAGGTCTGGTCGGGGCGCTGTGTTTGATCCTGGCCCTGACCGCATTTCAGGTCTTACCGATCAACTACACCGGCCTGGTGCTGATCTTTCTCGGTCTGGCCCTGTTGATAACCGAGCTGTTCCTGCCCAGCTTCGGCATCCTGGGGGTAGGCGGCCTCGTCGCTTTTGTGATGGGTTCGTTGTTTCTGTTTGACTCCCCCGACGCCGAGTTGGCGCCGGACCGGGGGGTGATTTTTGGTGCAGCCCTCGGTGTCGGGCTGTTCATACTGATTGCCGGCAGCCTGTCGATGCAAGCCTACCGTCGGCGTCCGGTCACCGGAACGGAGGGGCTGATTGGTGAGCTTGGCGAGGTGCGGGAACGTCTCGCGCCGCGCGGCAAGGTGTGGCTACACGGCGAGTACTGGAATGCGGAGAGCGACGAGGACGACATTGAGGCGGGCCAGGCGGTCCGCGTTGTCGATGTCGCCCATATGGTCCTGAAGGTGCACAGAGCCACCTGGGGCTAA